DNA sequence from the Thermoanaerobacterium sp. PSU-2 genome:
TCGATAAATATTTTTTTTAAAGAAGTTAGAATAACAGATAAAGGATAGATGAAATATGGCACTAAAAAATCTGGTATTAAAGCATGTGTCTTATGGCACACAGGACAGATAACTCTTGCTATGGTAATATCTATGCAATTATTGTCGATAAAGACACCCCTGCAGTAATAACCATGCCTATACAATTTACCGTTGTAATTGCAATTAGGACATCCAGATGGTGTATCTATGTACAAATATGATTCATTTTCGATATATTTATGTATATTTTTAACTGGAAAGGCTATAATTATCATTGTGATACCTTTCTTGGGGTGGTAATTAATTTTACCGCCCCATTATTTTTTTCTATAATTGTAGGCAAGATTAACCAATCTTATACATGAATATGAAAATTAATTAACTTTACATAATGGATAAGGTTAAATTATTTTGCTTTTTATATCACTTTTTGTATTGAAATAATTTGCTGTATAACA
Encoded proteins:
- a CDS encoding DUF6431 domain-containing protein, with protein sequence MIIIAFPVKNIHKYIENESYLYIDTPSGCPNCNYNGKLYRHGYYCRGVFIDNNCIDITIARVICPVCHKTHALIPDFLVPYFIYPLSVILTSLKKIFIDGHGTTYVTDEIIKEFNLSFVKQQNISYFKMRFLSIMNYVYSFFANFQEYIETMNSLSPRTLISNICKYTKEKLKFNLHYFDLMKVHFFKKA